In the genome of Candidatus Nitrosotenuis sp. DW1, one region contains:
- a CDS encoding cupredoxin domain-containing protein: protein MEVKILDGSANNETTGAFYPDILPIEPGDTITWVNEDSVTHSVTSGVPKAPEYSGLFFKTGEIDAKKSGTVEITDLEGRFAFYYFCEIHPWMTGKIVISTAPESQPDTALPIVIGHTTYHKGQDVAVTGKVADDYAKIRYQILVYDQSKLVDSIEGHFNDDATLDETVRTDKLDGAKYTLKLVYGLPTQIASTIFDLKDAPERKIPGWIKTEAKMWSSNVISDGEFIETIQYLSKENIISSQMQNGQKVIPGWIKTNASWWTDDLISDTEFASALEYLVNAGIIQI from the coding sequence TTGGAAGTAAAAATTCTAGACGGCTCAGCAAACAATGAGACGACAGGTGCGTTTTATCCAGACATTCTTCCAATTGAGCCTGGCGACACCATAACGTGGGTAAACGAGGACTCTGTTACACACAGTGTCACAAGCGGAGTTCCAAAAGCACCTGAATACTCTGGATTGTTTTTTAAAACAGGAGAAATTGACGCCAAAAAATCAGGAACTGTAGAAATAACAGATCTAGAGGGCCGTTTTGCATTCTATTATTTCTGTGAAATACATCCATGGATGACTGGAAAGATAGTCATATCTACTGCGCCAGAATCACAGCCAGACACAGCACTCCCAATCGTCATAGGCCACACAACATACCACAAAGGACAAGACGTTGCAGTCACAGGCAAGGTTGCAGACGATTATGCAAAAATAAGATATCAGATCCTAGTTTACGATCAGTCCAAACTGGTAGATTCCATAGAGGGGCACTTTAATGACGACGCAACACTTGATGAAACGGTGCGCACTGACAAATTAGACGGTGCAAAATACACACTCAAACTGGTGTATGGCCTACCAACGCAGATAGCCAGCACGATCTTTGATTTGAAAGACGCGCCAGAACGCAAAATCCCAGGCTGGATAAAGACAGAGGCAAAGATGTGGTCAAGCAATGTCATCTCAGATGGAGAATTCATTGAGACAATACAATATCTCTCAAAAGAAAACATAATCAGTTCTCAAATGCAGAATGGTCAAAAGGTAATCCCAGGCTGGATAAAGACAAATGCGTCATGGTGGACAGATGACTTGATTTCAGATACAGAGTTTGCCAGTGCCTTAGAGTACCTGGTAAACGCAGGAATCATACAGATTTAG
- a CDS encoding carboxypeptidase-like regulatory domain-containing protein: MRQVAIVGVMFFATFFILVSHASAAPFDFLINVKLEQYQIELGQKPVVFGTVTDNVMRPVPDTKVKITFGANSAITTTDSDGQFRQEFSEQTMPGIFKVNVFAHQDGKKGFGEASLRISKQLTTFSDLYYNSNITNNTDQKKSDPYELLKIKNYERFLKEKNKMFQKQIDIEAKKIALQEKKDVASQRLNQTVTELKPGPGSFSGYRYDKYFSELTPSIRDDIANQMNYTKKIIADARLVMKQVLDDGGTPDEARKAYLERLSTKRDSMEKVADLNGTENHSKPKKHDEKSSSGKVKGLTVKKSYK; encoded by the coding sequence TTGAGACAAGTAGCAATCGTAGGAGTCATGTTTTTTGCCACGTTTTTCATATTGGTGTCACATGCATCTGCTGCCCCGTTTGATTTTCTCATAAACGTCAAACTCGAACAATACCAAATCGAACTAGGTCAAAAGCCAGTAGTTTTTGGTACAGTCACGGACAATGTGATGAGGCCTGTGCCAGACACAAAGGTAAAGATCACGTTTGGTGCAAACTCTGCCATAACCACGACAGATTCAGATGGACAGTTCAGGCAAGAATTTTCCGAGCAGACAATGCCCGGAATTTTCAAGGTGAATGTTTTTGCACACCAGGACGGAAAGAAGGGGTTTGGAGAAGCGTCGTTAAGAATATCAAAACAGCTAACAACGTTTAGCGACTTGTATTATAACTCAAATATAACCAACAATACTGATCAGAAAAAATCCGACCCGTACGAATTGCTAAAGATTAAAAATTATGAGAGATTTCTAAAGGAGAAAAACAAGATGTTCCAAAAGCAGATAGACATAGAAGCAAAAAAGATAGCGTTGCAAGAAAAAAAAGACGTTGCAAGCCAAAGACTAAACCAGACAGTGACTGAGCTAAAGCCAGGTCCGGGAAGTTTTTCAGGTTACAGATATGACAAGTACTTCTCAGAACTAACCCCCAGCATAAGAGATGACATTGCAAATCAAATGAACTACACTAAAAAAATAATCGCAGATGCAAGGCTTGTCATGAAGCAGGTTTTGGATGATGGCGGCACCCCAGACGAGGCCAGAAAGGCGTACTTGGAGAGGCTTTCGACTAAAAGAGACAGCATGGAAAAAGTCGCAGATCTAAACGGCACTGAGAACCACTCCAAGCCAAAAAAACACGATGAAAAATCCAGTAGCGGCAAGGTAAAGGGACTCACAGTCAAAAAGTCATACAAGTAG
- a CDS encoding PKD domain-containing protein — protein MLQLKFYTVLMTLLVVSMVYSPSFSNTASAATQPQNIVKAGDFVTLSGTGTDPDDDFLTVQWKQVSGEPVTLSSTTVAEPTFTAPEVENGMVKILTFELTVTDPYGATDKDTLKITVLPRNQPPTADAGSDQTVNKNDQVTLNGDGSDPDGDALYYHWSQIDGPIVELSDVNDQNASFDTSSMPRSSGILRFQLTVTDGYGGLARDSVVIKVNAAKATLITADAGDDQTVDEGTNVQLDGSCNDKLNREFSYSWVQTLGPFAPLSSTTSADPTFTAPEIANGQMVPTAFRLTCAVGDGGGSSTDVVIIRVNPVNDIPVADAGPDKNTLSNRLVILAGSGSDPDGDALKYTWKQVGGEDVDLLFPNRSELKFTAPEVFGGDSTTLEFELTATDPYGAKGTDTVTVTVTSDNARPSADAGLDQTVDEQTGVTLSGSAEDPDSEDITYTWKQVGGEAVELSSTDEQSPTFTAPIVANGKVKVLVFELRAADENGRPSKDTTKVYVLPVNSAPVVDAGIDQTVDVDATVMLSGSASDEDGEQLTYLWSQIGGQTVNLSSVTDLDVSFVAPKTELDTTLTFQLVANDGTIDSAPDTVDVVVKGIATKAITAYAGKDQNVNEHVVVTLFGSGKDPLKHNLSYSWNQLSGEPVVLSSSTLAKPSFESPDVDNEETKTLVFELTVSDGTGRSAKDTVKITVGPINGDPTAFAKVKSTREPV, from the coding sequence ATGTTGCAATTAAAATTTTACACAGTTCTGATGACACTGCTGGTTGTCAGCATGGTCTATTCACCGTCTTTTAGTAACACAGCTAGCGCCGCAACCCAGCCTCAAAACATTGTAAAGGCCGGAGACTTTGTAACCTTGTCTGGAACCGGAACTGACCCTGACGATGATTTCCTTACAGTCCAATGGAAACAAGTTAGTGGCGAGCCAGTTACACTGTCCTCAACAACCGTTGCAGAACCCACCTTCACTGCCCCTGAAGTTGAAAACGGCATGGTGAAAATTTTAACTTTTGAATTAACCGTTACTGATCCTTATGGAGCAACTGACAAAGACACACTGAAAATCACTGTCTTGCCAAGAAATCAGCCCCCAACTGCTGACGCCGGCAGTGATCAAACTGTAAACAAAAATGACCAAGTCACCCTCAATGGTGACGGCTCAGACCCAGACGGTGACGCCTTGTACTACCACTGGTCACAAATTGACGGACCAATCGTAGAATTATCTGATGTAAATGACCAAAACGCTTCATTTGATACTTCATCAATGCCTCGAAGTTCTGGCATTTTGCGATTCCAGCTGACTGTCACTGACGGATATGGCGGATTGGCACGTGATAGCGTTGTAATCAAAGTCAACGCTGCAAAGGCTACGCTGATTACTGCCGATGCAGGCGATGATCAAACTGTTGACGAAGGAACAAACGTACAACTAGATGGCTCTTGTAATGATAAACTGAATAGAGAATTCTCCTACAGCTGGGTACAAACACTTGGACCATTCGCACCACTGTCATCAACAACTAGTGCAGACCCAACATTTACTGCACCTGAAATCGCAAATGGACAAATGGTCCCGACTGCATTTAGATTGACTTGTGCCGTAGGTGATGGCGGTGGATCATCTACCGATGTTGTAATTATTAGAGTAAACCCAGTCAACGATATTCCTGTCGCTGATGCAGGTCCTGACAAGAACACTCTCTCAAACAGACTCGTAATACTTGCCGGTTCTGGCTCAGACCCAGACGGAGATGCACTCAAGTATACTTGGAAACAAGTTGGCGGTGAAGATGTAGACCTTCTATTCCCAAACAGATCTGAATTAAAGTTCACAGCACCCGAAGTATTTGGCGGCGACTCTACAACTTTAGAATTTGAATTAACTGCAACTGACCCATATGGGGCAAAGGGAACAGACACTGTTACTGTAACTGTAACCTCTGATAACGCAAGACCATCTGCAGACGCTGGACTTGACCAAACTGTAGATGAACAAACAGGCGTTACACTTTCTGGCTCTGCAGAAGACCCAGACAGTGAAGATATCACTTATACCTGGAAGCAAGTTGGCGGCGAAGCAGTTGAATTATCCTCAACTGATGAACAAAGCCCAACATTCACAGCACCAATAGTTGCCAATGGCAAAGTCAAGGTGTTGGTATTTGAGCTAAGAGCAGCTGATGAGAATGGTCGTCCATCAAAGGACACTACCAAAGTATACGTACTTCCAGTCAACTCTGCACCAGTAGTTGATGCAGGCATTGATCAAACTGTGGATGTCGATGCAACTGTGATGCTTTCTGGCTCTGCATCCGATGAGGATGGAGAACAGCTAACCTATCTGTGGAGCCAAATTGGCGGACAGACAGTGAACTTGTCTTCGGTAACAGACCTGGATGTATCGTTTGTAGCACCCAAGACAGAACTTGACACCACACTAACATTCCAATTAGTAGCTAACGATGGAACTATTGACAGCGCACCTGATACAGTCGATGTCGTTGTAAAGGGAATTGCCACAAAGGCAATAACTGCATATGCCGGCAAAGACCAAAATGTCAATGAGCACGTTGTTGTGACCTTGTTTGGCTCTGGAAAGGATCCATTAAAGCACAATCTCTCATACAGCTGGAATCAACTATCTGGCGAGCCTGTAGTCTTGTCATCATCTACTCTGGCAAAGCCTTCATTTGAGTCACCTGACGTGGACAATGAGGAGACAAAGACATTGGTATTTGAGCTAACTGTCAGTGACGGAACTGGCCGCAGCGCAAAGGACACTGTCAAGATAACAGTTGGTCCAATTAACGGCGACCCAACAGCGTTTGCCAAAGTAAAAAGTACAAGAGAGCCAGTGTAA